One Rhododendron vialii isolate Sample 1 chromosome 2a, ASM3025357v1 genomic region harbors:
- the LOC131316804 gene encoding protein LIKE EARLY STARVATION, chloroplastic: MASHVGASPRAALRTPHTHKHPLISTTELAKHYKPTTRAKKQSTIIITRVSSNGGGESYLDMWQSAMERERKAVEFQRIAEKSAETEGGGGGGGRGESGEALERKSSEFQKILEVSKEERDRVQRLQVIDRAAAAIAAARAILKEDGLSGPAEMARELGSGGFSGEGGGDGEGDRKGLESESSIISLSADTGSGTPGTNFWSWTPPPDTNINGESNLNLARQAYPYPSKTDPILEKEQSVDFLPIPLESKLFQSNHYPPLPPLESIIDVEKVEISSQETAHEEEKRELGVQFSAHAAEAAQALDKADEAVTQGVNPDGSRWWKETGVEQRPDGIVCRWTLTRGVSADQALEWEEKYWEAANEFEHKELGSEKSGRDCFGNVWREFWKESMWQDCGVTHFEKTADKWGKNGQGDEWHEKWWEHYDASGKAEKWAHKWCSIDPNTLLEPGHAHVWHERWGEKYDGTGSSTKYTDKWAERSEGDGWSKWGDKWDENFDSNAHGVKQGETWWQGKYGERWNRTWGEGHNGSGWVHKYGKSSCGEHWDTHAEQDTWYERYPHFGFEHCFENSVQLREVRKPSEYS; the protein is encoded by the exons atggCGTCCCACGTCGGCGCCAGCCCACGCGCCGCCCTTCGAACTCCCCACACCCACAAACACCCCCTCATTTCCACCACAGAACTCGCCAAACACTACAAACCCACAACCAGAGCCAAAAAACAGAGCACGATTATAATAACTAGGGTTTCTTCCAATGGCGGCGGCGAGTCGTACCTCGACATGTGGCAGAGCGCCATGGAGCGAGAGAGGAAGGCGGTGGAATTCCAGAGAATCGCCGAGAAATCGGCCGAAACGgaaggagggggagggggagggggaagaGGAGAGAGTGGGGAGGCCTTGGAGAGGAAGAGCAGTGAGTTCCAGAAGATTCTGGAAGTGTCAAAGGAGGAGAGGGATAGGGTCCAGAGATTGCAGGTGATCGATCGGGCCGCGGCGGCGATTGCCGCGGCCAGGGCGATTCTGAAGGAGGATGGTTTGTCGGGGCCGGCTGAGATGGCCCGTGAGTTGGGCAGCGGTGGATTTTCTGGTGAGGGTGGTGGAGATGGGGAGGGTGATCGGAAAG GACTCGAGAGTGAGAGTTCTATTATTTCTCTATCAGCTGATACTGGAAGTGGAACACCTGGTACTAACTTTTGGTCATGGACACCTCCTCCAGATACAAATATCAATGGTGAAAGTAACCTGAACTTAGCTAGACAAGCTTATCCATATCCTAGCAAAACAGACCCTATACTAGAGAAAGAACAATCTGTAGATTTCCTGCCAATCCCCCTCGAGAGCAAACTTTTCCAAAGCAACCACTACCCTCCGCTTCCACCCCTTGAATCCATAATAGATGTTGAGAAAGTGGAGATTTCGAGTCAAGAGACGGCTCACGAAGAAGAGAAACGTGAACTTGGTGTTCAATTTTCAGCACATGCAGCAGAAGCAGCTCAAGCTCTCGATAAGGCGGATGAGGCAGTAACCCAAGGAGTCAATCCTGATGGATCAAGGTGGTGGAAGGAGACGGGAGTTGAACAAAGACCTGATGGTATTGTTTGCAGGTGGACTTTGACAAGGGGTGTTAGTGCTGACCAGGCCCTTGAGTGGGAGGAAAAGTATTGGGAGGCTGCTAACGAATTTGAGCATAAGGAGCTTGGTTCTGAGAAATCAGGACGTGATTGTTTTGGAAATGTTTGGCGTGAGTTTTGGAAGGAATCCATGTGGCAG GATTGTGGAGTTACGCACTTTGAGAAAACAGCCGACAAGTGGGGAAAGAACGGACAAGGCGATGAGTGGCATGAGAAATGGTGGGAACACTATGATGCCTCTGGCAAAGCAGAGAAATGGGCACATAAGTGGTGCAGCATTGACCCCAACACACTCCTCGAGCCTGGCCATGCTCATGTTTGGCACGAAAG GTGGGGCGAGAAGTATGACGGGACGGGCAGCAGCACGAAATACACGGACAAATGGGCCGAGCGCTCCGAGGGTGATGGCTGGTCAAAATGGGGTGACAAATGGGATGAGAACTTCGATTCAAATGCTCATGGTGTCAAACAAGGGGAGACATGGTGGCAAGGAAAATATGGAGAGCGCTGGAACCGCACTTGGGGTGAGGGTCACAACGGATCTGGATGGGTGCATAAGTATGGAAAGAGCAGCTGTGGCGAGCACTGGGATACTCATGCGGAGCAAGATACGTGGTACGAGAGGTATCCCCATTTTGGGTTCGAACATTGCTTCGAGAATTCAGTCCAGTTACGTGAAGTTCGGAAACCATCTGAGTACTCATGA
- the LOC131316978 gene encoding vegetative cell wall protein gp1-like: MSIVTAIAISTLMKRTTRASFLSPTKAPPACPPRTTTTTTLMGSGSTNSCHGLPLFSEFGPNDPRQELADPSPVVPDPVPHFPDPPMPPLPDIPRAPPPNRDNTPPGPPEVFPPHAPDVIPASCYTLISGGRFPVMKSYERQSVASEKFLGTKIQKFLGPKKLDPCIPRHLYFFAAMYDGAILTSPHNVRYCLFYLIPPPQENSLILKIYPKENKFFTQSWVAHDPPGPDIKPSVIPEVPRTPNVPDYDPIPPEKPTGSPPISPGPNPELPGPPTELPLPPEAPPPPSPPGPEVVLPRGPEIIPPKPPEVGLPHSLDPEIPPPVSDY, from the exons ATGTCTATTGTCACTGCAATCGCAATATCCACCCTTATGAAAAGAACAACTAGAGCTTCATTTCTATCGCCCACAAAAGCTCCACCGGCATGTCCCCCCCGAACCACCACAACCACGACCCTTATGGGCTCTGGCTCCACCAACAGCTGCCACGGACTCCCACTTTTTTCCGAATTCGGCCCGAATGATCCGCGGCAAGAGTTGGCGGATCCTTCACCGGTTGTGCCCGACCCGGTGCCGCACTTCCCCGACCCACCGATGCCGCCCCTGCCGGACATTCCTCGGGCTCCACCCCCCAATAGGGATAATACTCCACCGGGGCCGCCGGAGGTGTTCCCGCCACATGCACCGGATGTAATTCCAGCGTCTT GTTATACTTTGATTTCCGGTGGCCGATTCCCCGTGATGAAGTCATACGAAAGACAATCTGTTGCAT CCGAAAAATTTCTCGGTACAAAAATACAGAAGTTTTTGGGACCGAAGAAATTGGACCCATGTATACCAAGACACCTATATTTCTTCGCTGCAATGTATGATGGTGCTATTCTCACTTCTCCGCACAATGTCCGGTACTGTCTCTTTTATCTCATCCCACCTCCTCAAGAAAACAGTCTCATTTTGAAAATATATCccaaagagaataaattctttacacagTCG TGGGTAGCACATGACCCGCCCGGACCTGACATCAAACCCTCTGTAATACCAGAGGTGCCTCGGACTCCCAACGTTCCGGATTACGACCCGATTCCACCGGAGAAGCCCACCGGTTCTCCACCGATATCACCCGGCCCAAACCCGGAGTTACCGGGCCCACCGACAGAGTTGCCGCTGCCTCCAGAagctcctccaccaccatcaccgccaGGTCCGGAAGTGGTTCTGCCGCGTGGGCCGGAGATTATTCCGCCGAAGCCCCCGGAGGTGGGGCTGCCGCATTCGTTGGATCCGGAGATCCCGCCTCCTGTATCGGATTATTGA
- the LOC131316805 gene encoding guanine nucleotide-binding protein subunit gamma 2-like: MQREMQSETGATGNQQVQSAADTRGKHRISAELKRLEQESRSLEEELEQLEKMGSASASCNEMLSMVETKPDPLLPVTNGPTNPSWDRWFEGPKDSQGCRCWIM, translated from the exons ATGCAGAGAGAGATGCAATCCGAAACGGGGGCTACGGGAAACCAGCAGGTCCAATCGGCGGCTGACACGCGAGGGAAGCACCGGATTTCGGCCGAGTTGAAGCGACTTGAGCAGGAATCTAGGTCCTTGGAG GAGGAGCTGGAACAACTTGAGAAAATGGGTTCAGCCTCGGCTTCGTGCAATGA AATGCTGAGTATGGTGGAGACCAAACCAGATCCATTACTTCCAGT AACAAATGGCCCGACAAATCCGTCATGGGATAGGTGGTTCGAAGGACCCAAAGATTCTCAAGGTTGCAGATGCTGGATAATGTGA
- the LOC131316806 gene encoding uncharacterized protein LOC131316806 produces the protein MGALMSKFWFMLFPAKEYKIVVVGLDNAGKTTTLYKLHLGEVVTTHPTVGSNVEELVYKNIRFEVWDLGGQDRLRTSWATYYRGTHAVIVVIDSTDRARIGIMKDELFRLLPHEDLQNSIVLVFANKQDIKDAMTPAEITDALSLHSIKDHDWHIQACCALTGEGLYDGLGWIASRVSGKPTS, from the exons ATGGGGGCATTGATGTCAAAGTTCTGGTTCATGTTGTTCCCCGCAAAGGAGTATAAGATCGTTGTGGTTGGATTGGATAATGCTGGTAAGACGACGACGCTTTACAAATTACACTTGGGGGAGGTTGTCACTACGCATCCGACTGTTGGTAGCAACGTGGAAGAACTTGTTTACAAGAATATACGGTTTGAG GTCTGGGATCTTGGTGGACAAGACAGACTTAGAACATCATGGGCAACATATTATCGGGGAACTCATGCAGTTATCGTGGTGATAGACAGCACGGATAGAGCTCGGATCGGCATAATGAAGGATGAACTCTTCCGGCTGCTGCCACACGAGGATCTTCAAAATTCCATTGTGCTTGTTTTTGCGAACAAACAAGACATTAAGGATGCGATGACTCCAGCTGAGATAACCGATGCCCTTTCCCTGCATAGCATCAAGGATCATGATTGGCACATCCAAGCTTGCTGTGCCCTTACGGGAGAGGGGTTGTATGATGGTTTGGGATGGATTGCGTCACGAGTGAGTGGGAAACCAACAAGCTAG